GGTGGTGGGGGGTGCGCGGTTTAGATTTTTTGTGTTGAGCGCAAGAGGGAAGGGGATGAGGGGAGGCCGCGGTTATCTTTCTTTGATCGCTCTTTAAACCTCTAGCCGCGCGGCTTCCGAGTTCGGATAACCGACTTTTCCGTTGAAACCTTTTCCGGTACCTTCCCTTGAGACGTAATAATAGTGTTGTGCCCGCCCGTCGTCCGCCTGCCGTTAGACGAGCGTGCGGCGAAAGGAGGGGTGCTAATGAAAAGGCACCGCCTGTACGCGATACTGCTTGCCATGACGCTGGTCCTTTTCCCCCTTGCGGGCCCTTATGCGGCCCCGGAGGATGACGATATAGATGCGGAGGGGGCTGGGGGGGCGGAGGAGGTGTATATCCCCGACCCGAAGCTCAAGGCCGCCATAGAGAAGACCCTGGGCACTATTGACCCTACCCCCGCCGACATGCTGCGACTTACCTCCCTTGCCGCCGCCGCCACCGGGATAGCCGACCTTACCGGTCTCGAACGTGCCGAAAATCTGACCAGGCTGAACCTGAGCCGCAACCGGATAGTCGACATCTCCCCTCTCGCGGGGCTTGCAAAGATGGAGCGGCTCTTTCTGATGGAGAACCTGATAGAGGATATCTCCGCGCTGGAGGGGCTTACGGAGATCGTCTGGCTCTTCCTGACGAGTAACCGGATAGGCGACATCTCCGCGCTGGCGGGACTTACGAAGCTGGACCGGCTGAACCTCGGCTCCAATCAGATAAACGACATCTCCGCCCTCGAGGGACTTACGAGCCTGACCGTGCTGAACCTCGGCTCGAACCAGAGAAGCGACATCTCCGTGCTCTCGGGGCTTACAAGGCTTGTCTGGCTGGACCTGACCGCCAACCAACTGAACGACGTCTCCGTTCTCGCCGGGCTTGCGTCCCTGACCAAGCTGAAGCTGAACTCGAACCAACTAAGCGACGTTTCCGCGCTCACCGGCCTTACCGGCCTGACGCACCTCGAACTCCTCAATAACCCGCTCGGCGATGGCGCCTACTGCATTGATATGCCGACGATCATCTCAAACAACCCCGCCATAGATATCCAGTATAGCGGCGAAGGGCCGTCCAGCTGCTGACGGCGCCCGGATTCCTGGGTTTATACTTAGACTATATTTTCAATCTGAAATAGTCGGTGCCTTACCTTATGCTACGGTCGTTTAATGCCTTTTCACTTTTTCCCGGCATATGGCACCAGACCATCTCTAAGTACTTCTTGATTTTTCGGGATACACTTATAGGCTTTTAGAACCGGATGCCGCGGCTGTCCATCATAAGGTTTCTTCGCTATCAAAATCGAGTCGGCATTTGTTTCACTATACCAGTTAGCATCATGTTCACTCGGCGCACAATTAGTATGTGCATGCAGTGTTTCCAAACTGACATATCTGGCTAAAGCCACCATTCCATCGGTAAAAAAGCGATAACAATCTACCGGATACCGGTGTTCATCAAAGCCATTTGGTGCAATTAAGCATAACAGCCCGTCTTTTTTCAGGACTCTCGTCATCTCTGTCATGGTAATCCAAAAAAATTCGATATGCTCAAATGCTTGTCCCGAGATCACCACATCAAAACTGTCTGTCATAATTGTGTCCCAATCGTATGGATTTTCTAAAACAATATCTACGTTGGGGCCATTCTCCATGTCCAACCCTGTGTATTGATACTTCTTCCCGGCAAAGAGATGCTTATACGAACCATTTACATCATGGCTGCCAACATCAAGCACCTTTACTTCACCCTTGGGTATTTGTGAGGCGTAATGGTCCGCAAACCATTTCATTCGTAGGATAGAACTTTCGTGCATATTAATATCTCCTTATACGGGTTACTGTTCTCAGCGATTAGAACCGTTTAAATCTACTCCTATCAGCCCCGCCCTGTCAAGACCTGGGTTTTAAAGGGTTCTTTTTCAGGGGTATTTGGACTTTCCGGGCA
This sequence is a window from Thermodesulfobacteriota bacterium. Protein-coding genes within it:
- a CDS encoding leucine-rich repeat domain-containing protein → MKRHRLYAILLAMTLVLFPLAGPYAAPEDDDIDAEGAGGAEEVYIPDPKLKAAIEKTLGTIDPTPADMLRLTSLAAAATGIADLTGLERAENLTRLNLSRNRIVDISPLAGLAKMERLFLMENLIEDISALEGLTEIVWLFLTSNRIGDISALAGLTKLDRLNLGSNQINDISALEGLTSLTVLNLGSNQRSDISVLSGLTRLVWLDLTANQLNDVSVLAGLASLTKLKLNSNQLSDVSALTGLTGLTHLELLNNPLGDGAYCIDMPTIISNNPAIDIQYSGEGPSSC
- a CDS encoding methyltransferase domain-containing protein translates to MHESSILRMKWFADHYASQIPKGEVKVLDVGSHDVNGSYKHLFAGKKYQYTGLDMENGPNVDIVLENPYDWDTIMTDSFDVVISGQAFEHIEFFWITMTEMTRVLKKDGLLCLIAPNGFDEHRYPVDCYRFFTDGMVALARYVSLETLHAHTNCAPSEHDANWYSETNADSILIAKKPYDGQPRHPVLKAYKCIPKNQEVLRDGLVPYAGKK